Proteins encoded by one window of Conger conger chromosome 1, fConCon1.1, whole genome shotgun sequence:
- the naa30 gene encoding N-alpha-acetyltransferase 30, whose amino-acid sequence MAEVPPGPSALPASPAEIILFPGGVCAVPGEGEERGCGRGDTLVPGTGQQPQVSEGKGTSKTSQNHLYSHPAALNFHTPTQQQLNGLISSAEDGLLFSHHSRTHSHLHHPAHRPPDSQRGPVEHCDSASEAPVGAAENNNLNDRNCGDYQQEHSLRVQKNHSHSNNNSINSMLTMARTEATLGQLAGEELSRDGGHSRTEPQPSLDDPPDGEAAEGGIGPEMQRAGVELVAALDTAAVLQTPVSEMARLDLNSKPDGVDGVDEEDGPIQYVRYESELQMPDIMRLITKDLSEPYSIYTYRYFIHNWPQLCFLAMVQQECVGAIVCKLDMHKKMFRRGYIAMLAVDSKYRRKGIGTNLVKKAIYAMVEGDCDEVVLETEITNKSALKLYENLGFVRDKRLFRYYLNGVDALRLKLWLR is encoded by the exons ATGGCTGAAGTGCCGCCTGGGCCTAGCGCGTTGCCTGCATCCCCGGCTGAAATTATTCTCTTCCCCGGGGGTGTCTGCGCTGTACCCGGGGAGGGGGAAGAACGAGGCTGCGGGAGAGGAGATACATTGGTCCCCGGGACAGGACAGCAACCACAAGTAAGTGAGGGTAAGGGGACGAGCAAAACAAGCCAGAATCATCTGTACTCTCACCCGGCAGCTCTAAATTTCCACACACCGACACAACAGCAACTCAACGGCTTAATCAGCTCGGCGGAGGACGGCCTCCTTTTCAGCCATCATAGCCGTACGCACAGCCACCTCCACCATCCGGCTCACAGACCGCCTGACAGCCAGAGAGGACCGGTAGAGCACTGTGACAGCGCAAGTGAGGCCCCGGTTGGGGCTGCCGAGAACAACAACTTAAACGACAGAAATTGTGGCGATTACCAACAGGAACACAGTCTGCGTGTACAGAAGAACCATTCGCATTCTAACAACAACAGTATCAACAGCATGCTGACCATGGCCAGAACCGAGGCAACATTAGGTCAGCTTGCCGGAGAGGAGCTGAGCAGGGACGGCGGCCATAGCAGGACTGAACCGCAGCCCTCCCTGGATGACCCTCCTGACGGAGAGGCGGCGGAGGGTGGGATAGGCCCCGAAATGCAGCGGGCTGGAGTAGAGTTGGTAGCGGCTCTTGATACTGCCGCTGTCCTGCAGACACCGGTGTCGGAAATGGCGAGGCTAGATCTCAATAGCAAGCCCGACGGAGTTGACGGAGTTGACGAGGAAGACGGGCCAATCCAGTATGTGAGATACGAGTCTGAATTACAGATGCCGGACATCATGAGGCTGATCACTAAGGACTTGTCGGAACCTTACTCCATTTACACCTATAGGTACTTCATTCACAATTGGCCTCAGCTGTGCTTTCTG gCCATGGTGCAGCAGGAGTGTGTGGGTGCCATTGTGTGCAAGCTGGACATGCACAAGAAGATGTTCCGCCGGGGCTACATTGCCATGCTCGCTGTGGACTCCAAATACCGGAGGAAAGGCATCG GTACCAATCTGGTGAAGAAGGCCATCTATGCCATGGTGGAGGGGGACTGCGATGAG GTTGTTTTGGAGACGGAGATCACCAACAAGTCGGCCCTGAAACTGTACGAGAACCTGGGCTTTGTGAGGGACAAGCGGCTCTTCCGATACTATTTAAACGGGGTGGATGCGCTGCGGCTCAAACTGTGGCTCCGCTAG
- the ap5m1 gene encoding AP-5 complex subunit mu-1, whose product MSIRSLWIITHEKGQSGTVRFSKRYPTVEWRAKSLGGTQYVAVPEDSGILHPLLTELGLTDPDKSFIVSRDDCARPQRSPALELHLEGRDGGALWPMLAIVQGGLILACLPLVEAPPEPRPPLPSLASVSQGLSLLTGLQSFLCGAGGKLEAEALASRLALLPSVLLQVCPLGTPLDTPQVGSSPAATAATPVGTQKQPAWKAGLHRGRAVVSVALSEMVRSMQYGSRSRQDLWDVYGSVTCKCEVEGVLPNVTVTLSLPPNGSPLQDILVHPCVTSLDASLLTATSVDESDGSAFSGPYKFPFSPPVEPFNLCSYTSQVPVPPILGSYQLKEEEEGQLRVTVSLKLHESVRNSFEYCEAHLPFFNRGQLGNVDVKVSSGQLEVTREKSLLVWVVGQKFPRSREVSLGGTVSFSGQSSGPTDPLCTGLTAYIKLYFRVPDLTLSGCSVDQHSVQVYSTAKPRITTSRELVSAEYYIWNSTGDAPVSSGLIL is encoded by the exons ATGAGTATCCGTTCATTGTGGATAATCACTCACGAGAAGGGACAATCTGGAACTGTGCGCTTTTCAAA GCGGTATCCCACAGTTGAGTGGCGTGCCAAGTCTCTTGGAGGGACGCAGTATGTGGCTGTCCCAGAGGACAGTGGcatcctccaccccctcctgaCGGAGCTGGGGCTAACCGATCCCGATAAGTCCTTCATTGTGTCACGGGATGACTGCGCCCGGCCCCAGCGCTCCCCAGCCCTCGAGCTGCACCTGGAGGGCCGGGATGGGGGGGCCCTGTGGCCCATGTTGGCCATTGTTCAGGGAGGGCTGATCCTGGCCTGTCTGCCCTTGGTGGAAGCTCCCCCCGAACCtcggccccccctccccagcctggCCTCTGTGTCCCAGGGCCTCTCCCTGCTGACAGGCCTGCAGAGCTTCCTGTGTGGAGCCGGGGGTAAGCTGGAGGCGGAGGCACTGGCATCTCGCCTGGCCCTCTTGCCCTCGGTTCTCCTGCAGGTGTGTCCCCTGGGAACCCCCCTGGACACCCCCCAGGTGGGCTCATCGCCCGCTGCTACAGCAGCCACCCCGGTGGGGACCCAGAAGCAGCCGGCGTGGAAAGCGGGGCTCCACCGGGGTCGGGCGGTGGTGAGCGTGGCGCTGAGCGAGATGGTGCGGTCGATGCAGTATGGCAGCCGCAGTCGGCAGGACCTATGGGACGTCTACGGCAGCGTGACCTGCAAG TGTGAGGTGGAGGGCGTCCTGCCCAATGTGACGGTCACCCTCTCGCTCCCGCCGAACGGCTCTCCGCTGCAGGACATCCTGGTCCACCCCTGCGTGACCTCGCTGGACGCCAGCCTCCTGACCGCCACCAGCGTGGATGAGAGCGATGGCTCTGCCTTCTCTGGGCCCTACAAattccccttctcccccccgGTGGAGCCCTTCAACCTCTGCAGCTACACGTCTCAG GTGCCGGTCCCTCCCATCCTGGGGTCCTATCagctgaaggaggaggaggaggggcagcTTAGGGTGACTGTGAGCCTGAAGCTACACGAGAGTGTGAGGAACAGCTTTGAGTACTGTGAGGCGCACCTGCCCTTCTTCAACAG AGGTCAGCTGGGTAACGTGGATGTCAAGGTGAGCTCCGGGCAGCTGGAGGTTACCAGGGAGAAGAGCCTGCTGGTTTGGGTGGTGG GACAGAAGTTTCCCAGGTCTCGGGaggtgtcgctggggggaactGTGAGTTTCTCTGGGCAGTCTTCAGGACCAACTGATCCTCTGTGCACTGGGCTGACAGCCTACATCAAA CTATACTTCCGGGTTCCAGACCTGACTCTGTCCGGATGCAGTGTGGACCAGCACTCTGTGCAGGTCTACTCCACGGCAAAGCCTCGCATTACCACCT CCCGTGAGCTGGTGTCCGCTGAGTATTACATCTGGAACTCCACTGGCGATGCCCCCGTTTCCTCAGGACTGATTCTGTAA